GGCAATAGCCTTGTTCAGGGCCGTCAGGGCTTCCTGCAAATTTTGCGCGCGATAGGCCAAAACGCCAATCACATATTCGGTGTTGGCATCCTCGCCGTTGATAGAAAGTACATGGCGGTAATTTTCGATGGCCTGCTCGTAGTGCTTCTGCTGCGACCCGGCCACCGCGAGGTTGTAATACGCATCGGCATTCTTGGGGTTGAGGGAAACCGCCTTTCGCCAATCGGCAATGGCCTTGTCGGTTTCCTGCAAGGCATAATACACATTGCCGCGGGAGTAATACGCAATGTCGGCATTGGGCTTCAGAGCAATCACCTGCGACCAATCGGCCAGGGCCTCTTTCCATTCCTTCAGGGCAGCAAAACACTCCGCCCGCAGCGCCAACACATCGGGGCGCTTGGGATTTTTGGTGAGTAGCTGGTCCGCGTCGTCAATGGCTCGCTGATACTGTTTTTGCAGGAAGCAAGCCTGTGCGCGCGCCCAGCGGGCGTTCTGGCCGTCGGGGCGAATCAGCAGGGCGCTGGTCCAATCGGCAATGGCCTTATCGAGTTGCCTGGCCTTCTGGTACGCCACGCCCCGCTGGTCATAAGCATCGGCATCGCGCGGGTTCAGCAAAATTGCCTGGCTGAAATCGGCAATACTTTTGTCAGTATCCCCCTTTTGCAACCACACCAGCCCCCGGATGTAAAAAGCCCGCGCGTTGCGCGGGTCCAACGCCGCCGCCCGATTGAGGTCGGTCAAGGCGTTGTCGAGGCGATCGAGGTAGAAATAAGCCGTCCCTCGCCCCACCAGGGCGTCCACCGCATCCGCATCCAGCAGCAGGGCCTGCGAGAAGGCTTCAGCCGCGCCCTTCCAATCCTGCGCGCTAAGGGCTGCCCGCCCTTTGGCGACATAAACCGCGATTGAGGGCGTGGGCGCTACAGGTTTTCCCCCTTTCACGGCTGGCCCCATCACGCTTAGCACGAGGGAAGCCAGCACGACGGCGCCTAAAAGAATCGTGAGCGTGCGGTATTTGCTCAGTTGCCTTTGCAAAATGCCCTCCGGCGGCGCCACGTTGCAGGGCCGCGCCAGCCGGAGTCAGGGCTGGCGCACAACCAGCACGAAGATACCGCTCTTCGTGGTCGTGGCCGTGATGCGCCCAGCGGCCTGCAACGCAGGGAGTTGCTGCACCGAGCCTTCCGACATCGCCCACGCCAGGATGTTCCCTGTTTGCAGCAGGTAGTCGGCCCACACCATCACGTGGGCTTCGCTCCACGCATCGCTGCCATCCGCATGCCAGCGGAGCAATACCGGCACCTTCTGCCAGGTGCGCCGGTCGGGGTTCAGCAGCCACCGCCGCATCGGCAGTTCCACCC
This genomic interval from Chloroflexota bacterium contains the following:
- a CDS encoding tetratricopeptide repeat protein, which gives rise to MQRQLSKYRTLTILLGAVVLASLVLSVMGPAVKGGKPVAPTPSIAVYVAKGRAALSAQDWKGAAEAFSQALLLDADAVDALVGRGTAYFYLDRLDNALTDLNRAAALDPRNARAFYIRGLVWLQKGDTDKSIADFSQAILLNPRDADAYDQRGVAYQKARQLDKAIADWTSALLIRPDGQNARWARAQACFLQKQYQRAIDDADQLLTKNPKRPDVLALRAECFAALKEWKEALADWSQVIALKPNADIAYYSRGNVYYALQETDKAIADWRKAVSLNPKNADAYYNLAVAGSQQKHYEQAIENYRHVLSINGEDANTEYVIGVLAYRAQNLQEALTALNKAIALNPKFARAYFNRGNVQRDLGNKDAALADFTKAIALKPDFPEAYNNRGNLYIALKEWKKAVEDLNEAVRLKPDYALAYYNRGIAEAYLQETDKAIADFTQALKLSPNLVDAYYQRGLVYFAQKEWDKAEADWKTLATKRPDLAKAYYNLGVLYFQKGRYSDALDEFTQAIEKNANDGAAYYMRGNVYLRRREYKEAIVDYTQAIQLKERLDQAYFNRGVAYYRLFEREKAIADFQQVLLLSQDKQLRSRAKEALRFLGAPPVPPTPTPTPTPLSAPVTGK